AGTTGTCCGTGGGGATAACAGTAAAATTAAAATTGGTCATTTTAGTAATGTGCAGGAAAACGCCGTTTTACATACCGATGCTGGGATTGAACTCACAGTTGGTGATTATGTGACAATTGGTCATCAGGCCATGTTGCATGGATGTACGATTGGCGATAATAGTTTGATCGGTATTCAGGCCGTTATTCTGAATCATGCTGTTATTGGTAAAAACTGCATCATAGGTGCCAATGCCTTAATTCCTGAAGGTAAAGTGATTCCTGATAATTCAGTTGTGATGGGATCACCTGGGAAAGTGGTTAAGACCTTAGATGAAGAAACCATACAAAAATTAAAATTAAGTGCACTGCATTATGCGAATCATTTCCAAAATTTTACCGATTTACAGCCAATAGAATTATAAAAAATTGATGTGCTCGATTATTTGAATATGGTTTTGTATCTGTTTCGGGAAAATCTCGCCTAGATTTCAGGAGTGGAGTATCATAAGCATCGTTTTTATACTTTGAATTAAGGTTGTGCATGAAAGTGCTGGCATTGGAAACTGCCAATGAGCAGTGTTCCGTCTCTGTGATCGATGACACTCAAGAATTGTTCTTTCAATTAGATACGCGAGCGAAGGCACAGACGCAAACCATTCTCCCGATGATTGAACAAGGCTTGCAACAATTAAAGATTGCGCCAAGTGATTTTAATGCGATTGCATTTAGCCGTGGACCCGGTTCATTTAGTGGCGTGCGTATTAATGCCGCAGTGACGCAAGCATTGGCTTGGGCGAATGATTTACCTGTGATTCCAGTTTCAACATTACAAGCTTTAGCGCAAGCCGCTTATCGTATGCATGGCTTGACTGAGGTCACTGCTGTTCTTGATGCTCGTATGAACGAAGTATATATCGCAAGTTTCCAATTGGATGCTCAAGGTATCATGCAAGCAGTAGATGACGAGCAGCTATTAAGTTATGAAGCAGCAGTTAAAGTGATTCGTTTTACTGTGATTGGTTCAGGTGCAGATTTAGTTCAATCGGAAGCAAGTGAATATAAAGCGGTTACTGCAAATGCGCAGGATATTGCAACGATTGCTCGCATTGCAGCGCAAAATGAAAATTGGGTCAGTGCAGAACAGGCACTTCCCGTTTATCTACGTGATAACGCGTGGAAAAAAATACCAGATCA
This window of the Acinetobacter sp. NCu2D-2 genome carries:
- a CDS encoding gamma carbonic anhydrase family protein — protein: MYSYQGKQPQAMISPWDGWVAPTATVIGQVELGQKVSIWFGAVVRGDNSKIKIGHFSNVQENAVLHTDAGIELTVGDYVTIGHQAMLHGCTIGDNSLIGIQAVILNHAVIGKNCIIGANALIPEGKVIPDNSVVMGSPGKVVKTLDEETIQKLKLSALHYANHFQNFTDLQPIEL
- the tsaB gene encoding tRNA (adenosine(37)-N6)-threonylcarbamoyltransferase complex dimerization subunit type 1 TsaB — encoded protein: MKVLALETANEQCSVSVIDDTQELFFQLDTRAKAQTQTILPMIEQGLQQLKIAPSDFNAIAFSRGPGSFSGVRINAAVTQALAWANDLPVIPVSTLQALAQAAYRMHGLTEVTAVLDARMNEVYIASFQLDAQGIMQAVDDEQLLSYEAAVKVIRFTVIGSGADLVQSEASEYKAVTANAQDIATIARIAAQNENWVSAEQALPVYLRDNAWKKIPDQGKA